Genomic segment of Bacteroidota bacterium:
AAATAATTCGTAGTAAGATTTCCCAATGCGTCATATTCAAACACACTCATGTTCGGCATTTTGATATAAGCCATTCCTCTTATTGTGGCTTCACCAGTAGTCGAATTTGAGCCCAGGTAATTTCTGCTTTGATCGGTATGCGTATAAGCGATACTTGTAAAAAATTTTATCCTGTCGGAAACTGTGTAGTCAAGATTAATACGGGTATTGATACGCTGCAGGTCGGTGCCGAGTGTAATCCCTTTTTGATCGAAATAGCCAATGGATGCGAAATATTTTGCTTTTTCACCGCCGCCATTTAAGCTGATCGTATGATCGTGTAATTTACCAGTCCGGGAAATTTCATCGATCCAGTTTGTATTGTTGCTGTAATTATGATACCAATACGGATCGTTTGGATCATAATTGAATTCCCGAACGGTGGTTGTATTTAAAGTAGTCCCTGTCCGGTTCATGTATGCTTCCGGGATCATTGTAGAATACTGATCTCCGTTCAACAACGGTATTGCATCTGGCACCAGCGATACTGAACCTTTAAATGTATAACTGATCGATGGTTTGCCAACACTCCCCCGTTTGGTAGTAATTACTAAAACCCCATTGGCAGCCTTTGAACCCCAGATGGCTGTTGCAGCTGCATCTTTTAATACAGTAATATCTTTTATATCAGCTGGTGAAATATTTAATAATTGTGCATAGCCCTGTTCATCTGCTGTACCGAAATTAAAATCACTGGGTATCTCCGTATCATAAGGCATACCATCTACTATGATCAAAGGAATACCTGTTGAGTTAATAGAAGAAACACCCCTGATGCGGATATTCATTGCAGCACCCGGATCACCACTTGTTGCTGTAATATCAACACCGCTCAATCTACCCTGCAAAGCCTGGTCAATACTTGAGGCCTGCATTTCTTCCAGTTCCTTTGCATTGATTTTTTGTGCTGCTGTAGTAAGATTTCTTTCGCTGATATTAACCATACCATTATTCGACTGGGGCCGGGCCACTACCACCACTTCGCCAAGATCGGATTGTGCATCTTCCAGGGTAAAATTGAATGAAGTACGTGTACCGATACTTTGCGTAATACTTTTATAGCCGATATTAGAAACAGATATCCTGTTTTTAGTGTTTACATTTTTTATAACAAAATTTCCTTCAATATCTGTTGAGGCTCCACTTACAATTCTTCCATCAGCATCCAACACAGAAACAGAAACACCCTGCATTCCTTTTCCGATTTTATCTGCCACTTTACCACGTACTACTACTACTTGCGCCGTAGCTGCAATGGCAGTAAAGCTGATGAAGGAGAGAAGGAGAAATAATTTCTTTATATTAATAAAATTCATATCGGGAATAGTTTATCAGTTTTAATTGAATCTTAAATAATTATTGACCAGGTGAATCATACAACGGTTACTCAGATTGTTACTACTGTTTACAATAACAGTACCCGACCGGGCCATCATATCATTCAGGATTATATTATTAGGTGTGCTGTTATTAACAAAGATTGTGGAAGGATCACCATTTGGAAATTTGTATAATGTTTCAAATGTTCCGCTTTCTTGTCCGTCCGTTCCAATATTTTTCTTATTCAGTATATGATAGTAAATAAAATTGTTCACCTTTTCTTTATCAGCGAGTGAGGCAGGATTGAAATTGGGAACCATATTAGGCACTGTTCCTGTACCCGGCAAAAAACCTGCATTTACAGCAGCTACTATTGCAGCTTTGTTAGGTATAAAGAATGTATAGAAACTGCCAGATGATACTTGCAGTATCTCACCTGTTGCCAGTGTATAAATAGATGAGTTTTTTAAATACTCCCAGAAGTAATTATATTCTGAAGCCACTGGTGTACCTAATGCTTCAATATGTTTTCCAATTGTTTTTTCACTAAACTCAAGAATACGATTGAGGTAATGAACGGTTCCGTTTTTAGCCGTCTTTGTATTAACCACAGCAGGAATATTCCCAGCATCCTGGTTACCGGCAGCTACAACTGTATTGGAATTATACTTAATAAATTCACCAGAATAGGTCATGGCCACACCGGGTGATGTGAGGCTGGTAATATCACGGCCCGGTACTACATGCATATTTAATATACGCTGCAACCGTACCAGTGCAGATGTACCTGTAAGCTGCGTGCCACCGCCGGGTGGTATATATCGCCATTGCTCATTTATATTATTACTTACTGTAGGGTCTGCAAAATAACCAGCTGCATTAAATGCTGCATTACTTATCATGAACAGTGTGTAAAGCTGATGAATATTTGAGATCTGGAATTTCAATTCAATATTAAGCAGGCTTGTCATCATTGAATAAGCAGGATCGAGATACGCTTTTCCATAAACACTACTGAACACATTTGCATCCTGTACTTTATTTGTACCGTAGAAAATTCCATTGCTGAGAATTTTTTTATCTATTACGTTTGTGTTCGGATCAAATCTTGCTTCTTCACCAACAGAACTGAGTGTAGTATTGAATTTGGTTGGCCATACAGTGGTACGCCACATATGTGCATTCACAAAATCATAAATAACATTTATAGGCAATGCCTCAAGACTTGGATAATGCTCCAATAACACAGTGTTGATGAAGGTAGTCAGTTCGGCATTGCGGGGCACAAACATCGTATACCCATCTGACTGCGCATCATTATCCTGTTGCTTTAAAAAATTCTCATTGTTCGGTGAAAAAGCCAGGTTGGAAGCATACACTTTAGTAAAAATGTCTACTGCGGTGCCTGTGATATTTTTGTAATTCTGAGTTACGGTTTGATTCAGTACATACTGTACAAGAAATTTATCAAGTATCTTTTTAAACTCGCTGTAGTTTGCAGAAGAACCAATATACTGATCAAGACTTGGCAATGCAGTGATCACTTTATTGATCACATGGATCATCCCGTTCTCTGCATAAATATCTTTTTCCAATACCTGTGCATCCATCACATTAAAACCTGTATAATTAACTCCGGGATAGAAATAATTATAATCAGTTGCAGTAAGATTTTTGGCCGTTGTAAAACCCGTTTCGAAATAAGGCAAGTGCTTATTGTTATTATCTGCATCTACATAAAAAACGGTTCCATTATTATTCCTGTTGGATGCGATCGCTTTTATCGGGGCACCAGAAGTATTTACAGTATTATAAATACCTGAATAGTTTGCTGTTCTTCTTTTAAAGGCACTGTTTTCCTGCCAACCACTATTACTTTGAAAATCGGGTATGCGGTCACGGGTAAATGCATTATAAACGAGGCTGTAGGTTACTATGTTTCTGCATGCAGTAGAATCAAGTGCATCAATACCTGAAATATTATTGGCAGTGAAATAAACCTGGAACGCTGAATCGTGTGGGGCAAATAAAGTCCAGTAACCGGCTGCACTCAATGTTTGTTTATAACCGGCTTTATCAATTGCCGCAAGCAGGGTTTTGAAGTTTCCTTTTGCCGCTAATGTTTGATAAATAGGTGGCACCAGATCACCGGGGGGATTATAATACTCGTCGATCGCTTTTTTCCTACACTGAAAAAACAGCATACTCACCATTACCAGCAGTAAAAAACTCAGTTTACTTTTTAGCATAGTCGGAACTCTTTTATTTTAATAACAGCAACGAATGAGAATAAAATTTTCTCATCCTTACCGGTTATGAAATGAATAAATTTATTTGTAGGTGAACTGCTGCGAAATGTCGCAGTGTTTTGCAAAATACTCTCAGTAAAAGAGTGAACAGTTAAATTGGGCATAGCAAGCATTAAGCAGTTTGAACAATCGTAGTATCCGGTTTCGTCTTTGCTTAACCGGGGCAGCAACTACATAGCGCTAAGTTGTTCCTTTCATCTAAGAAAACTATCCTGAAGCATCCTGACAGAAGGTACTAATTTTCATGATTGTTATCAAATAAGTTTTAGCATTGTTTCGATTGCATACTCCTGACTAAATAACCACCTAAGTTTGCAAGAATCCGCATGAACATGCTTTTATCAGCAGCTAATTTTTCAGGGAGTATGAGTAATGGAAGCAATATAGGGTTTTCTAAATAAGATGCTTGTAGAACTCCGTCGTTTTTGAGCAACATACCTGCTCCATTACTTGTTGCAACTGGGTTTTTAAAATCGAAATGGTATGGTTTCCTCCATCATTTCCCAACGCCGAAACGCCGTACATGAATGTGCGGCCCATAAAAGTAAAATCGGCTCCGCTTGCCATTGCCCTCGCTACATCTGGTCCCGAACGCAAGCCGCTATCAATCATGATCTTCATTTTCCCTTTGTATTTGTCTACTATCGGTGCTAAAGATTTGATGGAAGATTGACCAGCGTCAAGTTGCCTGCCTCCATGATTGGAAACAATAATTCCGTCAAGTCCCAGGCGCATCGCCATCTCTGCATCTTCAGATGAAGCAACCCCCTTTAAAACAAGCTTTCCCTTCCACATATCCCGGATAGGTGCGATCTTTTCTTCATTCAATCTGCCAGAAAAAGTTTTATTCATATATGCGCCGAGCTGTTTCATATTCAGGCCTTTTGGCATATAAGGTTTCATATTTGCAAAGGCAGGTTGTCCGTGGATCAATGTTCTTAAAGCCCATTCAGGTTTGCCCATTATTTGAATAATGTTTCGCAGCGTCATTCTTGGTGGCATTGCCAAACCATTTCTTATATCACGGGGGCGGTAACCAAAAGTTGGCACATCACAAAGAATAACAAGAACGGGACAATCTGCAGCCGCAGCTCTTTTAATAATACTATCCCTGATCTCATTTTCAGCAGGATGATAAAGCTGAAACCATGCACGGCCCTCAGTCAATTCACTTACTCTTTCAATACTCGAAGTAGTAACAGTGCTTAATATAAAAGGGATATTATGAGTAAATGCAGCTTTCGCAAGAATTTCAGGGGCATTGGGCCACATGAGACCCTGCAAGCCAACAGGCGCAATACCAAACGGTGCATCATAGACATGTCCAAACAATTCAGTCTTCATATCTGAACCTGTATGTTTAGTCAGGTAATAAGGCTGCAGTTCTACTTGTCTTAAATCGGCTGTGTTTTTATGCAGGTTTACATCTTCATTGCAACCGCCATCCAAGTATTCAAAAGCAAATTTTGGAATTTGCTTCTTTGCTTTTTTAATCAAGTCATCTATTCCGGGATAAGCTGTATTATACTGCCATTTCATCTGA
This window contains:
- a CDS encoding alpha-hydroxy-acid oxidizing protein, translated to MKWQYNTAYPGIDDLIKKAKKQIPKFAFEYLDGGCNEDVNLHKNTADLRQVELQPYYLTKHTGSDMKTELFGHVYDAPFGIAPVGLQGLMWPNAPEILAKAAFTHNIPFILSTVTTSSIERVSELTEGRAWFQLYHPAENEIRDSIIKRAAAADCPVLVILCDVPTFGYRPRDIRNGLAMPPRMTLRNIIQIMGKPEWALRTLIHGQPAFANMKPYMPKGLNMKQLGAYMNKTFSGRLNEEKIAPIRDMWKGKLVLKGVASSEDAEMAMRLGLDGIIVSNHGGRQLDAGQSSIKSLAPIVDKYKGKMKIMIDSGLRSGPDVARAMASGADFTFMGRTFMYGVSALGNDGGNHTISILKTQLQQVMEQVCCSKTTEFYKHLI